The Tachyglossus aculeatus isolate mTacAcu1 chromosome 4, mTacAcu1.pri, whole genome shotgun sequence genome contains a region encoding:
- the EXOSC2 gene encoding exosome complex component RRP4 isoform X2 yields MAVEMRLPKARKPFSDHVDGDGQRHLVVPGDTITTDPGFMRGHGTYMENEKLIASVMGCVERVNKLICVKALKTRYNGEVGDIVVGRITEVQQKRWKVETNSRLDSVLLLSSMNLPGGELRRRSAEDELAMRDFLQEGDLISAEVQAVFSDGAVSLHTRSLKYGKLGQGVLAQVSPSLVKRQKTHFHDLPCGASPISMTDREVISRLRNCIMCLVSQKVMLYDTSILYCYEASLPHQIKDILKPEVMEEITMETRQRLMELEG; encoded by the exons ATGGCGGTGGAGATGCGCCTCCCCAAGGCCCGCAAGCCTTTCAGCGACCACGTGGATGGCGACGGCCAGAGGCACTTGGTGGTGCCGGGGGATACGATCACCACGGACCCCGGCTTCATGAG AGGTCATGGGACCTACATGGAAAATGAGAAGCTCATCGCCTCTGTGATGGGCTGTGTGGAGAGAGTAAACAAACTGATCTGTGTGAAAGCTTTGAAGACAAG ATACAATGGTGAAGTTGGAGATATCGTGGTGGGAAGAATTACAGAG GTTCAGCAGAAGCGGTGGAAGGTGGAGACCAATTCCAGGCTTGACTCAGTCTTACTTCTCTCCTCCATGAATCTCCCGGGAGGAGAATTG AGACGAAGATCAGCAGAGGATGAACTTGCAATGAGGGACTTCTTGCAGGAGGGGGACCTGATCAGT GCTGAGGTCCAGGCGGTGTTTTCTGACGGCGCCGTGTCTCTGCACACTCGGAGTCTGAAATACGGCAAA CTTGGGCAGGGCGTCCTGGCCCAGGTTTCCCCTTCTTTGGTGAAACGGCAGAAGACTCACTTCCACGACTTGCCCTGTGGCGCTTCG CCCATCTCCATGACAGATCGTGAGGTGATATCCAGGCTGCGGAATTGCATCATGTGTCTGGTTTCTCAGAAGGTGATGTTATATGACACAAGTATCCTCTACTGTTATGAAGCGTCTCTTCCCCATCAG ATCAAGGACATCTTAAAGCCAGAAGTCATGGAGGAGATTACAATGGAAACTCGCCAGAGACTTATGGAGCTGGAGGGATAG
- the EXOSC2 gene encoding exosome complex component RRP4 isoform X3 has translation MAVEMRLPKARKPFSDHVDGDGQRHLVVPGDTITTDPGFMRYNGEVGDIVVGRITEVQQKRWKVETNSRLDSVLLLSSMNLPGGELRRRSAEDELAMRDFLQEGDLISAEVQAVFSDGAVSLHTRSLKYGKLGQGVLAQVSPSLVKRQKTHFHDLPCGASVILGNNGFIWIYPTSEQKEEEVGGFIANLEPISMTDREVISRLRNCIMCLVSQKVMLYDTSILYCYEASLPHQIKDILKPEVMEEITMETRQRLMELEG, from the exons ATGGCGGTGGAGATGCGCCTCCCCAAGGCCCGCAAGCCTTTCAGCGACCACGTGGATGGCGACGGCCAGAGGCACTTGGTGGTGCCGGGGGATACGATCACCACGGACCCCGGCTTCATGAG ATACAATGGTGAAGTTGGAGATATCGTGGTGGGAAGAATTACAGAG GTTCAGCAGAAGCGGTGGAAGGTGGAGACCAATTCCAGGCTTGACTCAGTCTTACTTCTCTCCTCCATGAATCTCCCGGGAGGAGAATTG AGACGAAGATCAGCAGAGGATGAACTTGCAATGAGGGACTTCTTGCAGGAGGGGGACCTGATCAGT GCTGAGGTCCAGGCGGTGTTTTCTGACGGCGCCGTGTCTCTGCACACTCGGAGTCTGAAATACGGCAAA CTTGGGCAGGGCGTCCTGGCCCAGGTTTCCCCTTCTTTGGTGAAACGGCAGAAGACTCACTTCCACGACTTGCCCTGTGGCGCTTCGGTAATTCTGGGCAACAATGGCTTCATCTGGATCTATCCAACATCTGAGCaaaaagaagaggaggtggggggttTTATCGCCAATCTGGAG CCCATCTCCATGACAGATCGTGAGGTGATATCCAGGCTGCGGAATTGCATCATGTGTCTGGTTTCTCAGAAGGTGATGTTATATGACACAAGTATCCTCTACTGTTATGAAGCGTCTCTTCCCCATCAG ATCAAGGACATCTTAAAGCCAGAAGTCATGGAGGAGATTACAATGGAAACTCGCCAGAGACTTATGGAGCTGGAGGGATAG
- the EXOSC2 gene encoding exosome complex component RRP4 isoform X1, translating into MAVEMRLPKARKPFSDHVDGDGQRHLVVPGDTITTDPGFMRGHGTYMENEKLIASVMGCVERVNKLICVKALKTRYNGEVGDIVVGRITEVQQKRWKVETNSRLDSVLLLSSMNLPGGELRRRSAEDELAMRDFLQEGDLISAEVQAVFSDGAVSLHTRSLKYGKLGQGVLAQVSPSLVKRQKTHFHDLPCGASVILGNNGFIWIYPTSEQKEEEVGGFIANLEPISMTDREVISRLRNCIMCLVSQKVMLYDTSILYCYEASLPHQIKDILKPEVMEEITMETRQRLMELEG; encoded by the exons ATGGCGGTGGAGATGCGCCTCCCCAAGGCCCGCAAGCCTTTCAGCGACCACGTGGATGGCGACGGCCAGAGGCACTTGGTGGTGCCGGGGGATACGATCACCACGGACCCCGGCTTCATGAG AGGTCATGGGACCTACATGGAAAATGAGAAGCTCATCGCCTCTGTGATGGGCTGTGTGGAGAGAGTAAACAAACTGATCTGTGTGAAAGCTTTGAAGACAAG ATACAATGGTGAAGTTGGAGATATCGTGGTGGGAAGAATTACAGAG GTTCAGCAGAAGCGGTGGAAGGTGGAGACCAATTCCAGGCTTGACTCAGTCTTACTTCTCTCCTCCATGAATCTCCCGGGAGGAGAATTG AGACGAAGATCAGCAGAGGATGAACTTGCAATGAGGGACTTCTTGCAGGAGGGGGACCTGATCAGT GCTGAGGTCCAGGCGGTGTTTTCTGACGGCGCCGTGTCTCTGCACACTCGGAGTCTGAAATACGGCAAA CTTGGGCAGGGCGTCCTGGCCCAGGTTTCCCCTTCTTTGGTGAAACGGCAGAAGACTCACTTCCACGACTTGCCCTGTGGCGCTTCGGTAATTCTGGGCAACAATGGCTTCATCTGGATCTATCCAACATCTGAGCaaaaagaagaggaggtggggggttTTATCGCCAATCTGGAG CCCATCTCCATGACAGATCGTGAGGTGATATCCAGGCTGCGGAATTGCATCATGTGTCTGGTTTCTCAGAAGGTGATGTTATATGACACAAGTATCCTCTACTGTTATGAAGCGTCTCTTCCCCATCAG ATCAAGGACATCTTAAAGCCAGAAGTCATGGAGGAGATTACAATGGAAACTCGCCAGAGACTTATGGAGCTGGAGGGATAG